The following proteins are encoded in a genomic region of Maribacter hydrothermalis:
- a CDS encoding TonB-dependent receptor, whose product MKNLYITMLLALLAQFTFAQNSLSGKIINNENQEPLEQVSLYFPQLEKGTVTDVDGYYEITNLPTGKFKIVISYIGFQSYSQTVDIIGTSNQLSIALTSSAIEMEEVIVSTPFHKLQRENVMKVERTSIQDLKSTGAINLSEGITTIPGVESVSTGVGIGKPVIRGLSSNRVLTYTQGILLENQQFGDEHGLGISDAGIESVEVIKGPASLLYGSDALGGVLYLNPEKFANSNEINGDINLNYFTNTQGFNGNGGFKTSSEKLKFLVRAGGSSHIDYKTGGDERVTNSRFNEKDLKTGLAYQLSNFKTEIRYNYNNSELGIPEEIGEQSTNRTPLEPFQNITSHILSSKTNIYFNNSSLQAIIGYTANNREEYEDHHHEEEHEEGEEEHEEESPALDMKLETLSYNIHYNLAKIGAVETIIGVQGMNQTNKNYGEEILIPNATTNDVGILATSHIHFNKSDIQLGLRFDTRTINSEQNGIIEQEGYVAALDKNFNSFNIAAGFKFDVTKSLITRVNIASGFRAPNLAELTSNGSHEGTNRFEVGNANLNNERNIQTDVSLEFKNEHFEFYVNGFYNSISDYIYLEPNGTNIDGDAVFLYQQQDANLFGGEVGLHYHPHPLDWLHLESNFSTVTGELKSNGNLPLIPANNWANTLRFEFSKINKNLNSGYGFLTLKSFFAQNKVSDFETSTDGYTLLNLGIGSTIKVSNQLIDLKLSAKNILDKEYISHLSRLKTDGILNIGRNVNLGISIPL is encoded by the coding sequence ATGAAAAATCTTTATATAACAATGCTATTGGCATTGTTAGCACAATTTACATTTGCTCAAAACTCATTATCAGGAAAGATAATAAACAATGAAAATCAAGAGCCCTTAGAACAAGTATCGCTTTATTTTCCCCAACTAGAAAAAGGCACGGTTACCGATGTTGATGGTTACTATGAAATAACCAATTTACCAACTGGTAAATTTAAAATAGTAATATCTTATATAGGTTTTCAGTCTTATTCGCAAACCGTGGACATTATTGGCACATCAAATCAACTTTCCATAGCGCTTACCTCTAGTGCAATTGAAATGGAAGAAGTTATTGTATCTACCCCTTTTCACAAATTGCAACGTGAAAATGTTATGAAGGTAGAAAGAACAAGTATTCAAGATTTAAAATCTACTGGTGCAATTAATTTATCTGAAGGCATAACAACTATACCCGGAGTTGAAAGCGTTTCTACTGGTGTTGGGATAGGAAAACCTGTTATCAGAGGATTAAGTTCAAATAGAGTTCTAACGTACACACAAGGCATACTCTTGGAAAACCAACAATTTGGTGATGAACATGGTTTAGGCATTAGTGATGCCGGTATAGAGAGCGTTGAAGTTATAAAAGGACCTGCATCCTTACTATATGGCTCTGATGCTTTAGGTGGCGTACTTTATTTAAATCCTGAGAAATTTGCAAATTCAAATGAAATTAATGGTGATATTAATTTAAACTATTTCACCAATACACAAGGTTTTAATGGTAATGGAGGGTTCAAAACATCTTCAGAAAAATTAAAATTCTTAGTCAGAGCTGGTGGTAGCTCTCATATTGATTATAAAACTGGGGGTGATGAGCGTGTTACAAATTCAAGATTTAATGAAAAAGATTTAAAAACAGGATTAGCCTATCAGTTATCCAATTTTAAAACTGAAATACGCTATAACTATAACAATTCGGAATTAGGAATACCTGAAGAAATAGGCGAGCAATCTACTAACCGAACACCGTTGGAACCATTTCAAAATATTACAAGCCATATTTTAAGTTCTAAAACTAATATCTACTTCAACAACTCTAGCTTACAAGCGATAATTGGTTATACTGCAAATAATCGAGAGGAATACGAAGACCATCACCACGAGGAAGAACATGAAGAAGGAGAGGAAGAACATGAAGAAGAAAGTCCGGCCTTAGATATGAAATTAGAAACCCTAAGTTATAATATACATTATAACTTAGCCAAGATAGGTGCAGTAGAGACAATCATTGGAGTTCAAGGTATGAACCAAACAAATAAAAATTATGGAGAAGAAATTTTAATTCCGAATGCAACAACCAATGATGTTGGAATTTTAGCTACTTCACACATACATTTTAACAAAAGTGATATACAACTAGGGCTTAGGTTTGATACACGTACGATCAATAGCGAACAAAACGGCATAATTGAGCAAGAAGGTTATGTTGCAGCATTGGATAAAAATTTTAATAGCTTTAACATTGCAGCTGGTTTTAAGTTTGATGTCACCAAATCGCTGATTACACGTGTTAATATTGCTTCAGGTTTTAGAGCTCCCAATTTGGCTGAGCTTACTTCTAATGGTTCTCATGAAGGCACTAATCGTTTTGAGGTCGGTAATGCAAATCTAAATAATGAAAGAAATATACAGACTGATGTATCATTAGAATTTAAAAATGAACATTTTGAATTTTATGTTAACGGATTTTACAATTCAATTTCCGATTATATTTATTTAGAACCAAACGGTACAAATATAGATGGTGATGCTGTATTTCTATACCAACAACAAGATGCAAATTTATTTGGGGGTGAAGTAGGTTTACACTATCATCCACACCCTTTAGATTGGTTGCATTTAGAAAGTAACTTTTCGACGGTAACCGGTGAATTAAAAAGTAATGGAAATTTACCATTAATTCCTGCCAATAACTGGGCGAATACACTACGATTTGAATTTAGCAAAATCAATAAAAACCTAAATAGCGGTTATGGGTTTCTTACCTTGAAATCTTTCTTTGCTCAAAATAAAGTTAGCGATTTTGAAACTTCTACTGACGGCTATACATTATTAAATTTAGGTATTGGTTCAACTATTAAGGTTTCAAATCAGTTAATTGATTTAAAACTAAGTGCCAAAAATATATTAGATAAGGAGTACATATCTCATTTGTCGAGATTAAAAACCGATGGTATTTTAAATATCGGCAGAAACGTAAATTTAGGAATAAGTATACCATTATAA
- a CDS encoding DUF6787 family protein, translated as MQKLKERWGISNNFQLIIIFFVFAITGSSSVYVAKPFLNLIGLELANFPETWWGTTIYWFLRILLIFPFYQILLVLFGWLFGQFKFFWAFEKKMLKRLGFGFLFN; from the coding sequence ATGCAAAAATTAAAAGAACGTTGGGGAATTTCCAATAATTTTCAATTAATAATAATTTTTTTCGTCTTTGCTATAACTGGTTCTTCCTCAGTGTATGTAGCAAAACCTTTTTTAAATTTAATTGGCTTAGAACTAGCTAATTTTCCAGAAACTTGGTGGGGAACAACAATCTACTGGTTTTTGCGAATTTTATTAATATTCCCTTTTTATCAAATACTATTGGTACTATTTGGTTGGTTATTTGGCCAATTCAAATTCTTTTGGGCATTTGAAAAGAAGATGCTGAAACGATTAGGATTCGGATTTTTATTCAATTAA
- a CDS encoding CPBP family intramembrane glutamic endopeptidase, with the protein MLQKLINFAKHPVYIPDENITLAYRFRVLFKLLVIALSSSILLLIIASIIQSIFSIELGKHAMDDLFENNSLIAIFSLAVLAAPFFEELLFRGPLVFFKNSKFFTSAFYILTIIFGFIHISNFELSTEVWLLSPLLVAPQISVGFLLGFIRVKFGLLWSMLMHACYNMILVGPLLVMKFLEIPLE; encoded by the coding sequence ATGTTACAGAAACTTATAAATTTCGCTAAACATCCGGTTTACATTCCAGATGAAAATATAACTCTTGCCTATCGGTTTAGGGTATTATTTAAATTACTGGTTATAGCCTTAAGTTCAAGTATTTTATTATTAATAATCGCTAGTATTATTCAGAGCATATTTTCTATTGAATTAGGCAAACATGCAATGGATGATTTATTCGAAAACAATTCGTTGATTGCAATTTTTAGTTTGGCCGTTTTAGCTGCACCTTTTTTTGAGGAATTATTATTCAGAGGCCCGTTGGTATTTTTTAAAAACTCTAAATTTTTCACATCAGCTTTTTATATACTGACGATTATTTTCGGGTTTATTCATATCAGTAATTTTGAACTATCAACTGAAGTTTGGCTTCTTTCGCCCTTATTGGTTGCACCGCAAATAAGCGTAGGTTTTTTATTGGGTTTTATACGAGTTAAATTTGGACTACTATGGTCTATGTTAATGCATGCGTGTTATAATATGATTCTAGTAGGTCCTTTATTAGTAATGAAGTTTTTAGAAATCCCATTAGAATGA
- a CDS encoding ABC transporter ATP-binding protein — protein MIKASNIHKYYGKLEVLKGVNLHIKKGEIVSIVGASGAGKTTLLQILGTLDIQSNRTDSTLLINSIDTTNLNDKDLAKFRNEHIGFIFQFHQLLPEFTALENVCLPAFIKKTSRSNAETRAKELLDFLGLSHRYQHKPSELSGGEQQRVAVARALINNPSIIFADEPSGNLDSESADNLHKLFFELREKFGQTFVIVTHNEELAEMADRKLTMVDGKIVDKTILEASL, from the coding sequence ATGATTAAAGCTTCTAATATTCACAAATACTACGGTAAGTTAGAAGTTTTAAAAGGGGTTAACTTACATATTAAAAAGGGAGAAATTGTTTCTATAGTAGGCGCATCAGGAGCTGGTAAAACTACACTTTTGCAAATACTGGGTACTTTAGATATTCAATCTAACAGAACAGATAGCACGCTTTTAATAAATAGTATTGATACAACGAATCTTAATGATAAAGATTTAGCAAAATTTAGAAACGAGCATATTGGTTTTATTTTTCAATTTCATCAATTATTACCAGAATTTACTGCTTTAGAAAATGTTTGTTTACCCGCATTCATTAAGAAAACATCAAGGTCTAACGCAGAAACTAGAGCAAAAGAGCTTTTAGATTTCTTAGGTTTATCTCATAGATATCAGCACAAACCATCTGAGCTTTCCGGAGGAGAACAGCAACGCGTTGCCGTGGCAAGAGCTCTAATTAATAACCCTTCCATTATTTTTGCTGATGAACCAAGCGGCAATCTAGATTCCGAAAGCGCCGATAATCTTCATAAACTTTTCTTTGAACTTAGAGAAAAATTTGGCCAAACATTTGTGATAGTAACTCATAACGAAGAACTAGCTGAAATGGCCGACCGTAAACTTACCATGGTCGACGGTAAAATTGTTGATAAGACCATACTAGAAGCTTCTCTATAA
- a CDS encoding acyl-CoA reductase: MSHRNLTIEAFVKLGEFLRTFCEFIKSDSTSDAINNEWFLSFKDEIEMAQHYNGWFTVDNCMYAFEEWGNLLTKENIDNWLINYDINTNKEKIVALIMAGNIPLVGFHDLICVLITGNKALVKLSSNDQKLIPLLVRYLEDVAPYFKGRVIFTKEKLENYDAVIATGSNNTSRYFEYYFGKKPNIIRKNRNSVAVLTGEETNEDLTALGEDIFRYFGLGCRSVSKIFIPKDYNVDTFFKAIFSQNGIINHNKYANNYDYNKAVYLMSEFKILDNGFLILKEEESYGSPIASLFYEYYNDLEDLKYKLKQEEDKIQCIVSSGFIEREIEFGQTQKPTLKDYADAIDTVDFLLRTS; this comes from the coding sequence ATGAGTCATCGTAACCTTACTATAGAAGCTTTTGTTAAACTTGGAGAATTTCTAAGAACATTTTGTGAATTTATTAAATCTGACAGCACTTCTGATGCTATTAATAACGAATGGTTTTTATCTTTTAAAGACGAAATTGAAATGGCCCAACATTATAATGGTTGGTTTACCGTAGATAATTGTATGTATGCTTTTGAAGAATGGGGCAATTTATTGACCAAGGAAAATATAGATAATTGGTTAATTAATTATGACATAAACACTAATAAAGAAAAAATTGTTGCCCTTATTATGGCCGGCAATATACCATTGGTAGGTTTTCATGATTTAATTTGTGTATTAATTACTGGTAATAAAGCACTGGTTAAACTATCCAGTAACGACCAAAAATTAATTCCTTTACTTGTAAGGTATTTAGAAGATGTAGCGCCTTATTTTAAAGGCCGAGTAATTTTCACCAAAGAAAAACTTGAAAATTACGATGCTGTAATTGCTACAGGTAGTAATAACACGTCAAGGTATTTTGAATATTATTTTGGAAAAAAACCAAATATTATAAGAAAAAATAGGAACTCCGTGGCTGTTTTGACTGGTGAAGAAACCAATGAAGATTTAACTGCCTTAGGTGAAGATATTTTTAGATATTTTGGACTAGGTTGCCGCAGTGTTTCTAAAATATTTATTCCAAAAGATTACAATGTCGATACTTTTTTTAAAGCTATTTTCTCTCAAAATGGCATTATTAATCATAATAAATACGCCAATAATTATGATTACAATAAGGCCGTTTATTTAATGAGTGAATTTAAAATTCTGGATAACGGCTTTTTAATTTTAAAGGAGGAAGAAAGTTATGGCTCCCCTATTGCCTCTTTGTTTTATGAATATTATAACGATTTAGAAGATTTAAAATATAAACTAAAGCAAGAAGAAGATAAAATTCAATGTATAGTCTCCTCAGGTTTTATAGAAAGGGAAATTGAATTTGGACAAACACAAAAACCAACTTTAAAAGACTATGCCGATGCTATAGACACGGTTGATTTTCTGTTGAGAACATCGTAG
- a CDS encoding DUF937 domain-containing protein, with product MAGLLDLLNSPMGKQLISGVAGQTNQPEGKTADVLSMAMPLLLGAMKKNVSSPEGAAGLMSALSNNHNGSILDNLGGLFSGGVDDNVMADGAGILGHVFGNKQPQVENALSQKSGLDTGSIAQILKIAAPIVMGYIGKQTAQSNVSDGSGMNALLGSMLGGQPKENQSLITTLLDADGDGSILDDVAGMVMGSNKSKGGLGGLLGGLFGK from the coding sequence ATGGCAGGATTATTAGATTTATTAAACAGTCCAATGGGCAAACAATTAATAAGTGGTGTAGCAGGACAAACCAACCAGCCGGAAGGAAAAACTGCAGATGTTCTTAGTATGGCAATGCCTTTATTATTAGGTGCAATGAAGAAAAATGTATCTTCGCCAGAAGGTGCTGCAGGACTTATGAGTGCTTTATCGAACAACCATAACGGTAGTATTTTAGACAACCTAGGTGGTTTATTCAGTGGAGGTGTTGATGATAATGTTATGGCTGACGGTGCTGGAATATTAGGTCATGTTTTTGGAAACAAGCAACCACAAGTAGAAAACGCATTAAGCCAAAAATCTGGTTTAGACACCGGTTCTATTGCTCAAATTTTGAAAATTGCCGCTCCTATTGTAATGGGATACATAGGTAAGCAAACTGCACAAAGTAATGTAAGCGACGGTTCTGGAATGAATGCTTTATTAGGCAGTATGTTAGGTGGTCAACCAAAAGAAAACCAAAGTTTAATTACAACGCTTTTAGATGCTGATGGTGACGGAAGTATTTTAGATGATGTAGCTGGTATGGTAATGGGCAGTAATAAAAGTAAAGGTGGACTTGGAGGTCTTTTAGGAGGTCTTTTCGGTAAATAA
- a CDS encoding DUF6146 family protein → MKKEKTIRLFLNSILTCGLAVLILNCSTAKEALEISKSEKETFKQVKGDTIKISSDLTEYEIIIIEPGFYTWLNSIAKPEGYYSQNFLENRNYIMVLEWNQRVLQPSRFSPNLYELQIDYSSQIDYGYEVNYKLYNYFIYFQRKYNQRLGPFVPRI, encoded by the coding sequence ATGAAAAAGGAAAAGACAATTCGTTTATTTTTAAATTCTATTTTAACCTGTGGCCTGGCAGTACTGATACTAAATTGTAGTACAGCTAAAGAAGCTTTAGAAATATCTAAAAGCGAAAAAGAAACATTTAAACAAGTAAAAGGCGACACAATTAAAATTTCCAGCGATTTAACTGAGTATGAAATAATTATTATTGAACCTGGATTTTATACTTGGCTAAATTCTATAGCAAAACCAGAAGGATATTATTCACAAAATTTTCTTGAAAATAGAAATTACATCATGGTTTTAGAATGGAACCAAAGAGTTTTACAGCCATCACGTTTTAGTCCTAACCTTTATGAATTACAAATTGATTACTCAAGTCAAATAGATTATGGATATGAAGTAAACTATAAACTTTATAATTACTTTATCTATTTTCAAAGAAAGTATAATCAACGACTTGGACCTTTTGTACCCCGCATATAA
- a CDS encoding D-2-hydroxyacid dehydrogenase, giving the protein MKILANDGISKNGIAELEKAGFEIITTTVAQEQLANYINEHKIVALLVRSATKVRKELIDVCPTIKLIGRGGVGMDNIDVAYAKSKNIHVVNTPAASSESVAELVFAHLFGGVRFLYDANRNMPLEGDSNFKELKKSYSKGTELRGKTLGIFGFGNIGQATAKLAIGAGMNVIYYDPEVKDANLELVFFDGKKVSFHLKNTDKSDLIKKSDYISLHIPEQQNYVLGKAEFSQMKKGVGIVNAARGGVIDEVALVEALENGTVSFAGLDVYESEPKPEIKILMHPSISLSPHIGAATLEAQERIGLELASQIISLLK; this is encoded by the coding sequence ATGAAGATTTTAGCTAATGATGGTATTTCTAAAAATGGTATAGCCGAATTAGAAAAAGCTGGATTTGAGATAATTACAACCACTGTGGCCCAAGAACAATTGGCCAACTATATTAACGAACATAAGATTGTTGCTTTATTAGTTCGCAGTGCAACCAAAGTAAGAAAAGAGTTAATTGATGTTTGCCCTACTATAAAGCTTATTGGTCGTGGTGGTGTTGGCATGGACAACATAGATGTTGCTTATGCTAAATCTAAAAATATACATGTCGTAAATACACCTGCAGCCTCATCGGAATCCGTTGCAGAACTTGTTTTTGCACACCTTTTTGGGGGTGTTCGTTTTCTTTACGATGCCAATAGAAATATGCCATTAGAAGGTGACAGCAACTTTAAGGAACTTAAAAAGTCCTATTCAAAAGGTACCGAATTAAGAGGTAAAACATTAGGTATATTTGGGTTTGGAAACATTGGCCAAGCAACAGCTAAATTAGCTATTGGTGCAGGTATGAATGTCATATATTATGACCCCGAAGTAAAGGATGCTAATTTAGAACTCGTTTTTTTTGACGGTAAAAAAGTATCGTTTCATTTAAAGAATACTGACAAGTCTGATCTTATAAAAAAGTCCGATTATATTTCTCTACATATACCGGAACAACAAAATTATGTTCTAGGAAAAGCAGAATTTTCGCAAATGAAAAAAGGTGTTGGTATTGTAAATGCTGCCCGTGGAGGTGTTATAGATGAAGTTGCACTTGTAGAAGCTTTAGAGAATGGCACCGTATCCTTTGCTGGGCTTGATGTTTATGAGTCAGAACCAAAACCCGAAATTAAGATACTAATGCATCCTAGCATATCGCTTTCTCCACACATTGGAGCGGCTACACTAGAAGCACAAGAACGTATAGGACTGGAATTAGCTTCACAAATAATTTCACTACTAAAATAG
- the folE gene encoding GTP cyclohydrolase I FolE has product MSPYRSLEEYNLEITDEVKSRYSSIIDEIGEDVSREGLVKTPERAAKAMLFLTQGYQQDAVEILKGAMFKEDYDDMVIIKDIELYSLCEHHMLPFFGKAHIAYIPNGHIVGLSKIPRVVDVFARRLQVQERLTHDILECINNTLKPKGVAVVIEASHMCMMMRGVQKQNSVTTTSGFRGQFEKIETRNEFLKLISAKLS; this is encoded by the coding sequence ATGTCCCCATATAGAAGTTTAGAAGAGTACAATCTTGAAATTACCGATGAAGTAAAAAGTAGGTATTCTTCAATTATAGATGAGATTGGTGAAGATGTTAGTAGAGAGGGATTAGTTAAGACACCAGAACGTGCAGCTAAAGCTATGTTATTTTTAACCCAGGGCTATCAACAAGATGCAGTTGAAATTTTAAAAGGCGCTATGTTCAAAGAAGATTATGATGATATGGTTATCATAAAAGATATTGAATTATATTCTTTGTGTGAGCACCATATGTTACCATTTTTTGGAAAAGCTCATATAGCATATATTCCTAATGGACATATAGTTGGTTTAAGTAAAATTCCTCGTGTAGTTGATGTTTTTGCAAGAAGGCTACAAGTTCAGGAACGTTTAACTCATGATATTTTGGAATGTATTAATAATACTTTAAAACCAAAAGGGGTTGCTGTGGTTATTGAAGCTTCGCATATGTGTATGATGATGCGCGGTGTTCAAAAACAAAACTCTGTTACTACAACTTCTGGTTTTAGAGGGCAGTTCGAGAAAATTGAAACACGAAATGAATTTCTTAAACTGATCAGTGCAAAACTTTCGTAA
- the serC gene encoding 3-phosphoserine/phosphohydroxythreonine transaminase — protein sequence MKKHNFSAGPCILPKEVLLKASEAVMDFNGSGLSLIEISHRSKDFVAVMENARSLALELLNLTDKGYQALFLHGGASLEFLMVAYNLLNKKAGYLNTGTWSDKAIKEAKLFGDVVEVGSSKDEDFRYIPKGYSVPDGLDYLHITSNNTIYGTQFKKFPKTNTPLVCDMSSDIFSRSLDFSQFDLIYAGAQKNMGPAGATLVVIKEDILGKVSRKIPSMLDYKVHISKDSMFNTPPVFPVYTSMLTLEWLKSLGGIAAIEEINEKKARLLYSEIDLNPVFEGYANTEDRSLMNATFNLTEESLKSTFEEMLKDAGINGLNGHRSVGGYRASMYNALSLESVGVLVDVMSEMERKG from the coding sequence ATGAAAAAACATAATTTTAGTGCAGGTCCTTGTATATTACCCAAAGAAGTATTGTTAAAGGCTTCAGAAGCTGTAATGGACTTTAATGGTTCTGGACTTTCACTTATAGAAATTTCTCATAGAAGTAAAGATTTTGTTGCTGTAATGGAAAATGCACGGTCTTTAGCATTAGAATTATTAAATCTTACAGATAAAGGATATCAAGCTCTTTTTCTACATGGCGGTGCAAGTCTTGAGTTTTTAATGGTAGCTTATAATCTTTTAAATAAAAAAGCAGGTTACTTAAATACAGGTACTTGGAGCGACAAGGCTATTAAGGAGGCTAAATTATTTGGAGATGTTGTTGAAGTGGGCTCATCTAAAGATGAAGATTTTAGGTATATCCCTAAAGGGTATTCTGTACCTGACGGACTTGATTATTTACATATCACATCAAACAATACCATTTATGGGACTCAGTTCAAAAAATTCCCAAAAACAAATACACCGTTAGTATGTGATATGAGTTCCGATATTTTTTCAAGAAGTTTAGATTTTTCTCAATTCGATTTAATATATGCAGGTGCTCAAAAAAATATGGGTCCGGCTGGGGCAACCTTAGTGGTTATAAAAGAAGATATTTTAGGAAAAGTATCTAGAAAAATTCCTTCAATGCTAGACTATAAAGTACATATTAGCAAAGACAGTATGTTTAACACACCACCTGTATTTCCTGTATATACTTCTATGTTAACGTTAGAGTGGTTAAAAAGCCTAGGTGGTATTGCCGCTATTGAAGAGATTAATGAGAAAAAAGCAAGATTATTATATTCTGAAATAGACCTTAATCCTGTTTTTGAAGGATATGCCAATACCGAAGATCGTTCACTAATGAATGCTACTTTTAACCTTACGGAAGAAAGTTTAAAAAGTACATTTGAAGAAATGCTAAAAGACGCCGGCATTAACGGTCTAAACGGCCACCGTTCTGTAGGTGGTTATAGAGCAAGTATGTACAACGCCCTTTCATTAGAAAGTGTTGGTGTTTTGGTAGACGTAATGAGTGAAATGGAGCGAAAAGGATAA
- a CDS encoding sulfite oxidase produces the protein MKRRSFVAKSSLGSLSTLLGVDIIYKELMPKGYIPLAFQEIDPFALFKKDEAMVVLNDKPWNMEAQAHLLNDRITPNKYMFIRNNGLLPENIDEKTWELKIDGESVVTPKSYTLADLKSKFKHYTYQLTLECGGNGRSEFNPPAKGNQWTIGAVSSAEWTGVRLKDVLADAGVKDDAVYIGYHAADLHLSRNPTKEPISRGVPLSKAMQDETLLAFAMNGEDIPLIHGFPLRLVCGGWPASTSGKWLQTISIRNKVHDGEKMEGSSYRVPCETVAPGETVADEDMCIIESMPIKSLITYPKSGALINEGNKLKINGHAWAGELAVSELAYSIDYGTSWKTASLENAKNRLAWQHFKATITFPKKGYYEIWARATDSNGTSQPMVLPGWNPKGYLNNACHRIAVKVV, from the coding sequence TTGAAGAGAAGAAGTTTTGTTGCTAAATCTAGCTTAGGTAGTCTTTCAACTTTATTAGGTGTAGATATTATTTATAAAGAACTGATGCCCAAGGGGTATATTCCCTTAGCCTTTCAAGAAATAGATCCTTTTGCTTTGTTTAAGAAAGATGAAGCCATGGTTGTTTTAAATGATAAACCATGGAATATGGAGGCACAGGCGCATTTACTTAACGATCGAATTACCCCTAATAAATACATGTTTATTCGTAATAACGGGTTACTGCCAGAGAATATTGACGAGAAAACTTGGGAATTGAAAATCGATGGAGAATCTGTTGTTACTCCGAAATCCTATACACTTGCCGATTTAAAATCAAAATTTAAACACTATACTTATCAGTTAACATTGGAATGTGGTGGTAATGGTAGAAGTGAATTTAACCCACCAGCAAAAGGAAATCAATGGACTATTGGTGCGGTATCTTCTGCTGAATGGACAGGTGTGCGGCTAAAAGATGTTTTGGCCGATGCCGGAGTAAAAGATGATGCCGTGTACATAGGATACCATGCTGCAGATTTGCATTTGAGTAGAAACCCAACTAAAGAACCTATTTCAAGAGGTGTCCCGTTATCAAAAGCTATGCAAGACGAAACTTTATTGGCATTTGCTATGAACGGGGAAGATATCCCACTTATACATGGTTTTCCTTTACGTTTGGTTTGTGGCGGTTGGCCAGCTTCTACCTCGGGAAAATGGTTGCAAACTATCAGTATCCGAAACAAAGTGCATGACGGTGAAAAAATGGAAGGTAGTTCTTATCGAGTACCTTGTGAAACTGTAGCGCCTGGCGAAACAGTTGCTGATGAAGATATGTGTATTATTGAATCTATGCCTATTAAATCGTTAATTACATATCCAAAATCCGGAGCACTTATTAATGAAGGTAACAAGCTTAAAATTAATGGACATGCATGGGCCGGTGAACTTGCTGTAAGTGAGTTAGCGTATTCAATTGATTATGGTACTTCTTGGAAAACTGCTAGTTTAGAAAATGCTAAAAATAGATTGGCATGGCAACATTTTAAGGCAACTATCACTTTTCCGAAAAAAGGGTATTATGAAATATGGGCTCGTGCAACAGATTCTAACGGTACGTCGCAACCAATGGTACTTCCAGGGTGGAACCCAAAAGGATATTTAAATAATGCCTGTCATAGAATTGCTGTAAAAGTCGTGTAA